Proteins found in one Fulvitalea axinellae genomic segment:
- a CDS encoding DUF2851 family protein, with amino-acid sequence MREDFLHYVWRFSYFNISNLTDTRGNSVKIINPGILNRNAGPDFHDARIEIDGVLWTGSVEIHINASDWYRHNHQTDPAYENVILHVVWQNDKPVSHPDGTEIPALELSGRISQDLLSKNDGLNACDKGIPCANSLTDIPEVKRRAWMDRALANRLERKGADILKLYKSSQSWEDTARTWLFRNLGHKVNAEPFERLAKAVPGKAIAKQSDSGETLEALLFGTAGFLSADPADDYHRRLSGHYQLLARKYNLEERRLKESDWKFSRLRPANYPTLRISQLATLFTREPSVFNFLTEGKNLQVYENQFNLRASDYWRRHHAFGKTSSRSYAKMGQNTGQYLVTNAVVPFLHTYGQATGRYEMCDKAVALLEELPPESNTILEKWKATGTDALNAFDSQALIERYNEYCVPKKCPRCLIGHEILRS; translated from the coding sequence ATGCGAGAAGATTTTCTTCACTACGTTTGGCGGTTTTCATATTTCAATATTTCAAACCTGACAGACACCCGAGGCAACAGCGTAAAGATTATCAACCCCGGGATACTCAACCGAAACGCCGGCCCAGATTTCCACGACGCCCGGATCGAAATCGACGGCGTGCTGTGGACCGGAAGCGTGGAAATCCACATTAACGCCTCGGATTGGTATCGGCACAACCACCAAACCGACCCGGCTTACGAAAACGTAATCCTCCATGTAGTTTGGCAAAACGACAAGCCGGTATCGCATCCGGACGGAACGGAAATTCCGGCACTGGAACTCTCGGGCAGAATAAGCCAGGACTTGCTCTCGAAAAACGACGGCCTCAACGCCTGCGACAAAGGAATTCCCTGCGCCAACTCCCTAACCGACATCCCGGAGGTAAAACGCCGGGCTTGGATGGACCGGGCCTTGGCCAACCGCTTGGAACGCAAAGGCGCCGATATCCTGAAACTTTACAAAAGCTCCCAAAGCTGGGAAGATACCGCCCGGACGTGGCTGTTCCGGAATCTGGGCCATAAAGTGAACGCCGAGCCTTTCGAACGCCTGGCCAAAGCCGTCCCCGGCAAGGCCATTGCCAAACAATCAGACAGCGGCGAAACTTTGGAAGCCCTGCTCTTCGGAACCGCCGGTTTCCTCTCCGCCGACCCCGCCGACGATTACCACCGACGGCTCTCCGGACACTACCAACTACTGGCCCGCAAATACAATCTGGAAGAAAGGCGCCTGAAAGAATCCGACTGGAAATTCTCACGCCTGCGCCCCGCCAACTACCCGACGCTCAGGATATCCCAACTCGCCACGCTGTTTACCAGAGAACCCAGCGTCTTCAATTTTCTTACAGAAGGAAAAAACCTCCAAGTCTACGAAAACCAATTCAACCTAAGGGCTTCCGACTACTGGCGACGCCACCACGCTTTCGGGAAAACATCGTCCAGATCATACGCCAAAATGGGCCAAAACACCGGGCAGTATCTCGTAACCAACGCCGTCGTGCCGTTTCTTCACACTTACGGCCAAGCCACCGGCCGTTATGAGATGTGCGACAAAGCCGTAGCGCTGCTAGAGGAACTTCCGCCGGAAAGCAACACGATACTGGAAAAGTGGAAAGCCACCGGAACCGACGCCCTAAACGCCTTCGACAGCCAAGCCTTGATCGAAAGGTATAACGAATACTGTGTCCCCAAAAAATGCCCGAGATGTTTGATCGGCCACGAGATTTTAAGATCTTAA
- a CDS encoding AsmA-like C-terminal region-containing protein, which translates to MRRLRKPLVIFFATVIMISGSIPLILHLSQDRIKNVVISKINESQPGLATCESIDVTLLSDLPDIGLSLSGFKYFEEKDRENARDSLPLLKLGELKLKINPFKAMTGVISVTEFSLNDGFLGLRKHPDGSLNLSNAIKMESEEETQPEDSLKENSAQDWSLDIENVRFRNLVFDFEDRKEAQRIAVRINKLNTALLASEENLDFNLGLNAELLGIKTKNKVFLKNKGALLETKLAYDKKHKTLTLAPSELNLAGALFDIRGDIDFGNEGMLDLEINGRPSQSRAFLALTDYAEADTKKMPEKGDAYLRFSAKGKTIGQAPHVELDCGFSDLDIAHPDWKAAIRDINLDLHFDNGTENNLNTSTLEIRRFQAKPNLGYINISGRIENFEKPYIKAKAEADLILDGLDKLLKIEEIEKLQGKVSAKVDLDQAFDFDNLVAEETFSKIKTNAIVLDKISFRSKSLNNTVEDINGIFYLQDDHLGIHRLKAKIQHNDIEFSGYIKNYPALFLPAGKEVSGKLKIYSDRLSMPELLAFDSLLAQSVDEEIRNFQFEASVKANAEHIRAKRIPEFSFTIDKLSLDAKSIAPLHNLQGVMGLKDGNIGIQKLRGNIGQSDFELSAGILNAKALAKYQRDSSQTVTFAFNINSEKMRMQDLATFKGKSLLPEPYDKETISDFNITGGYELSNQDLIVRLDSTKTAERKIPESRLFVRKLQGKTTSFPLALSDFNIDIVFQDQAILIKDFTGKAGHSDFAFNAKLDRLKSIAQDSSLYQVEGSFDFKSKTLDLDELLAFQLPESPKSQDAEELAELQKQNMEKGALATLLRNGLPRLNFNAEIGKINFAAQSVKDFRGEIQTENTSVTLKNLSFEAAQGKVALNGTLDGKNPKALTLVSTASVKGMDLNHLDLKMSTEDMEIDIRKNFEGIIDAELTSSLQLKPDMSVDLNKSEAKIKATIRNGKIKEFAPMLALSDYMGNKDLNAVRFAELTNTFELKDAKLTIPRMNISTTIGQMYFSGTQGLDTSMEYNIEIPFKLVRQVAWSTLVRKKRKEGAKEDEIQKASKGAYISVNVSGDLENYKVGLGKKKKRKSK; encoded by the coding sequence CAGGATCAATCCCGTTAATCCTTCACCTATCCCAAGACAGGATCAAAAATGTCGTTATCAGTAAAATCAACGAAAGCCAACCCGGGCTCGCCACCTGCGAATCCATCGATGTCACTTTGCTTTCCGATTTGCCGGACATTGGCCTTTCGCTTTCAGGATTTAAATATTTTGAGGAAAAAGACCGTGAAAACGCTCGCGACTCTCTCCCTTTGCTCAAACTGGGCGAACTGAAACTGAAGATAAACCCGTTCAAAGCGATGACGGGAGTTATCAGCGTTACGGAGTTTTCGCTCAACGACGGTTTTCTGGGCCTCCGCAAACACCCGGACGGAAGCCTAAACCTCAGCAACGCCATAAAAATGGAAAGCGAAGAAGAGACCCAACCGGAAGACAGCTTAAAAGAAAATAGCGCACAGGACTGGTCATTAGATATAGAAAATGTTCGCTTCCGTAATTTGGTTTTCGATTTTGAAGACAGGAAAGAAGCCCAACGCATCGCTGTCAGAATCAACAAGCTGAATACCGCTTTGCTCGCCTCCGAAGAAAATTTAGACTTCAATCTTGGCCTAAACGCCGAACTGTTGGGCATAAAGACTAAAAACAAGGTTTTCCTAAAAAACAAAGGCGCCCTGCTCGAAACCAAACTCGCTTACGACAAAAAGCACAAGACACTGACCCTCGCCCCCAGCGAACTGAATCTGGCCGGGGCTCTGTTCGATATTCGTGGCGATATTGATTTTGGAAACGAAGGAATGTTGGATTTGGAAATCAACGGTCGGCCGTCACAAAGCCGGGCTTTTCTGGCCCTAACCGATTACGCCGAAGCCGACACTAAAAAAATGCCCGAAAAAGGCGACGCCTATCTGCGTTTTAGCGCAAAAGGCAAGACAATCGGCCAAGCGCCACATGTAGAGCTTGACTGCGGTTTCAGTGACCTCGACATCGCTCACCCGGATTGGAAAGCCGCCATCCGCGACATCAATCTGGATCTGCACTTCGACAACGGAACAGAAAACAACCTAAACACCAGCACGCTGGAAATCCGACGTTTTCAGGCAAAACCGAACCTCGGTTATATCAACATCTCCGGCCGGATCGAGAACTTCGAAAAACCTTATATAAAAGCCAAAGCCGAAGCCGACCTAATCCTCGACGGGCTTGACAAACTGCTGAAAATAGAGGAAATCGAAAAGCTCCAAGGAAAAGTATCCGCCAAGGTGGACCTGGATCAGGCTTTTGACTTCGATAATCTGGTGGCGGAAGAAACCTTCTCGAAAATCAAGACAAACGCCATTGTATTGGACAAAATTTCGTTCCGATCAAAAAGCCTGAATAACACCGTAGAGGACATCAACGGGATTTTTTACCTTCAAGATGATCATCTCGGCATTCATCGCCTAAAAGCGAAAATCCAACACAATGACATTGAGTTCTCAGGATATATAAAAAATTACCCGGCACTCTTTCTTCCCGCCGGAAAAGAGGTTTCGGGCAAGCTGAAAATATACTCGGACAGACTTTCGATGCCCGAACTTTTGGCCTTTGACAGTCTATTAGCGCAGAGCGTAGACGAGGAAATCCGCAACTTCCAATTTGAGGCTTCCGTCAAGGCGAACGCCGAACATATCAGGGCCAAGCGTATTCCCGAGTTTTCGTTTACCATTGACAAGCTCTCTTTGGACGCCAAAAGTATCGCTCCGCTCCACAACTTGCAAGGCGTAATGGGCCTAAAAGATGGGAACATAGGAATCCAAAAACTCCGAGGCAATATCGGGCAAAGCGATTTCGAACTTTCGGCGGGCATTCTGAACGCCAAGGCCTTGGCCAAATACCAACGCGACAGCAGTCAGACCGTCACCTTCGCATTTAATATCAATTCTGAAAAAATGCGAATGCAGGATCTCGCCACTTTCAAAGGCAAGAGCCTTTTGCCTGAACCTTACGACAAGGAAACAATCAGCGATTTCAACATCACGGGAGGCTACGAACTTAGCAACCAAGATCTGATTGTCCGTCTAGACTCCACCAAAACCGCCGAACGGAAAATCCCGGAATCCAGACTCTTCGTCCGTAAGCTCCAAGGCAAAACGACTTCGTTTCCGTTGGCTTTGAGCGATTTCAACATCGATATCGTATTCCAGGACCAAGCGATCCTGATCAAAGACTTTACGGGCAAAGCCGGCCACAGCGATTTCGCTTTCAACGCCAAACTAGACCGTCTGAAATCCATCGCCCAAGATTCTTCGCTCTACCAAGTGGAAGGCTCTTTCGATTTCAAATCAAAAACATTGGACCTTGACGAATTGCTGGCTTTCCAGCTTCCGGAATCGCCAAAATCGCAAGACGCCGAAGAGCTGGCCGAACTTCAGAAACAGAATATGGAAAAAGGCGCGTTGGCCACGCTGTTGCGCAACGGCCTGCCAAGACTAAACTTCAACGCCGAAATCGGGAAAATAAACTTCGCAGCCCAATCGGTCAAAGATTTCAGGGGCGAAATACAGACGGAAAACACGTCGGTAACGCTCAAAAACCTCAGCTTTGAGGCCGCCCAAGGCAAAGTGGCCCTGAACGGAACGCTCGACGGCAAAAACCCGAAAGCCCTGACGCTGGTATCCACGGCCTCGGTCAAAGGAATGGACCTGAACCATCTTGACCTGAAAATGAGCACAGAGGATATGGAGATCGATATCCGCAAAAATTTCGAGGGAATAATTGATGCCGAACTGACTTCTTCCTTACAGCTAAAACCGGACATGAGCGTGGACCTAAACAAAAGCGAAGCGAAAATCAAGGCCACAATCCGAAACGGAAAAATCAAGGAATTCGCACCGATGCTGGCCCTTTCGGATTATATGGGCAACAAAGACCTCAACGCCGTCCGCTTCGCCGAACTGACCAACACATTCGAGCTCAAAGACGCCAAACTCACCATTCCGCGCATGAATATCAGCACCACAATCGGGCAAATGTATTTCTCCGGAACCCAAGGCCTAGACACTTCCATGGAGTACAATATCGAAATCCCGTTTAAGCTGGTACGCCAAGTGGCTTGGAGCACTTTGGTAAGGAAGAAAAGAAAAGAAGGAGCCAAAGAAGACGAAATCCAAAAAGCTTCGAAAGGCGCTTATATTTCCGTAAACGTAAGTGGCGACTTGGAAAACTATAAGGTGGGTCTGGGCAAAAAGAAAAAGAGAAAAAGCAAGTAA